In Meiothermus ruber DSM 1279, the following proteins share a genomic window:
- a CDS encoding LacI family DNA-binding transcriptional regulator, which translates to MRRRARTTLVDVARLAGVSAVTVSKVLNGKGHISPETQEKVQRAAALLGYVANTAARRLRGGATRILGMVVPELVSPYFAELARAAADAAGRCGYDLGLFTTSRDPQRERERIQSLLGGMADGLLLVVPVGAGEFLSTLEQSQVPIVLINYFGGATHLPVVRGENYEGTVALLHHLLALGHRRIGFIGGAEHSGQAKERYRAYREVMRAAGLWDEALVQPGDFTRRKGLEGARALLGLPSPPTAIFAGSDLMAFGVMEAAQERGLQVPADLSIAGFDDSPLASLIPPGLTTVAHPIGDIAEASVRLLLEAIEGNPVRDQLLEFPSRLVVRGSTAPPKTPLP; encoded by the coding sequence TCGAAGGTTTTGAACGGCAAAGGGCACATTTCCCCGGAGACCCAGGAAAAGGTGCAGCGGGCGGCGGCCTTGCTGGGGTATGTGGCCAACACCGCGGCGCGCCGGCTCAGGGGGGGGGCCACCCGCATCTTGGGAATGGTGGTGCCAGAGCTGGTCAGCCCCTACTTTGCAGAACTGGCTCGAGCCGCCGCCGATGCGGCGGGCCGGTGCGGCTACGACCTGGGCTTGTTCACCACATCTCGAGACCCACAGCGGGAGCGTGAGCGCATTCAGAGTTTGCTGGGTGGTATGGCCGACGGGTTGTTGCTGGTGGTGCCGGTTGGCGCTGGTGAATTTCTAAGTACGCTCGAGCAAAGCCAGGTGCCCATTGTGCTGATCAACTACTTTGGCGGAGCCACCCACCTTCCGGTGGTGCGGGGTGAGAACTACGAGGGCACCGTGGCGCTCCTGCACCACCTGCTTGCGCTGGGCCACCGGCGGATTGGCTTTATTGGTGGGGCGGAGCACTCAGGGCAGGCGAAGGAGCGCTACCGAGCCTACCGGGAGGTGATGCGGGCGGCGGGTCTATGGGATGAGGCCCTGGTACAGCCGGGCGACTTTACCCGAAGAAAGGGCCTGGAGGGGGCTCGAGCGCTGCTTGGGCTGCCCTCACCGCCCACGGCCATTTTTGCCGGTAGCGACCTGATGGCCTTTGGGGTGATGGAAGCTGCACAGGAGCGCGGGTTGCAGGTACCGGCGGATCTTTCCATTGCCGGTTTCGACGATAGCCCGCTGGCCAGCCTGATCCCACCAGGGCTTACCACGGTGGCCCATCCGATTGGCGATATCGCCGAGGCCTCGGTGCGCTTGTTGCTCGAGGCCATCGAGGGCAACCCGGTGCGAGACCAACTGCTGGAATTTCCCAGCCGGCTGGTGGTGCGGGGATCGACCGCCCCACCCAAAACCCCCCTACCTTGA